Proteins from a single region of Streptomyces vinaceus:
- a CDS encoding NUDIX domain-containing protein has product MPAQQRDSHCSTCGSLFDTTAWPRTCASCGAVTYRNPLPVAVALLPVEDEAGTGLVVITRTIEPALGGIALPGGFMDFGEDWRDAVVRELREETGIHAPASDVLLADAMSSPAGHLLLFGLLPQRPTASLPPSAPTDETTGWHVLRTPTELAFPLHTRATAAWFAGRYPA; this is encoded by the coding sequence ATGCCGGCACAGCAGAGGGACTCACACTGCTCCACCTGCGGATCGCTGTTCGACACGACCGCCTGGCCCCGTACGTGCGCCTCCTGCGGGGCCGTCACGTACCGCAATCCGCTCCCGGTGGCCGTCGCGCTGCTCCCCGTCGAGGACGAGGCGGGCACCGGGCTGGTGGTGATCACCCGCACCATCGAGCCCGCCCTCGGGGGCATCGCCCTGCCCGGCGGCTTCATGGACTTCGGCGAGGACTGGCGCGACGCGGTCGTACGCGAACTGCGCGAGGAGACGGGCATCCACGCCCCCGCCTCCGACGTCCTCCTGGCCGACGCCATGAGCTCCCCGGCGGGCCACCTGCTGCTCTTCGGACTGCTGCCGCAGCGCCCCACCGCCTCCCTCCCGCCGTCGGCCCCGACCGACGAGACCACCGGCTGGCACGTCCTGCGCACCCCGACCGAGCTGGCGTTCCCCCTCCACACCCGAGCCACGGCTGCCTGGTTCGCGGGCCGCTACCCCGCCTGA
- a CDS encoding Zn-ribbon domain-containing OB-fold protein — MERTRTPVVSGWFTEDGPDGAGFRLLGTRCSACAAVFFPREDAYCRNPHCPGDGLLAEVPLSPRGRVWSYTDGRYRPPAPYVSDPEAPWEPYTLVAVELEAEGMVVLGQTVPGVTVADLAVGAEVEVVGGVLNEDPDTGTVWTTWRFRPTGGSA, encoded by the coding sequence TTGGAACGCACACGCACCCCCGTCGTCAGCGGGTGGTTCACCGAGGACGGGCCGGACGGCGCCGGCTTCCGGCTGCTCGGCACCCGGTGTTCCGCCTGCGCCGCGGTGTTCTTCCCGCGCGAGGACGCGTACTGCCGCAATCCGCACTGCCCCGGCGACGGCCTCCTCGCCGAGGTGCCGCTGTCCCCGCGCGGCCGGGTGTGGTCCTACACCGACGGGCGCTACCGGCCGCCCGCGCCGTACGTGTCCGACCCGGAGGCGCCCTGGGAGCCGTACACCCTGGTCGCGGTGGAGCTGGAGGCCGAGGGGATGGTCGTGCTCGGGCAGACGGTCCCCGGGGTCACGGTCGCCGATCTGGCGGTCGGGGCGGAGGTCGAGGTGGTCGGCGGCGTGCTGAACGAGGACCCCGACACCGGAACCGTGTGGACCACCTGGCGGTTCCGGCCGACGGGAGGCTCCGCGTGA
- a CDS encoding glycoside hydrolase family 31 protein gives MNGRDLVRAVMEIGTERGRRAWRSAWRHRRADALGLPRRGAERARVPGLLSGTEPRPGGGVLRFARSELLVRVTAGGAVFWGWDGAGPTPSYALVGSGPEPDPRAVLEPDTGGGWRVVSERVTVAVSRHGAIEVRTPGGTVLRRELPPRWWEPAEPVAGEPVEARWLQRSEVPADARFFGLGGRAGGPRLRDGVYRLWNTDPKGGFGPGDDPLYITMPVQMVVADAGTHLVFHDNSWDGRVALREGEEGAGSGADRPGASELRMEGGPLRCWVLVGTPARVLQGWSGLTGGAAVPPEWALGYQHAKWGFGSAQEVRRVVAGYTARGLPLSAVHLDIDHYDEHRVFTVDAERFPDLPGLARELADQGVRLVSIVDPAVKAGDAVHASGLAVGAGGAFVRDALGQEVRGEVWPGECAYPDFTDPAVRTWWGGLYAERLEQGFAGVWHDMNEPVSFAPFGDMTLPRSARHAMDGAGGDHRAAHNVYALGMARAGWEGLVRLRPAERPFLFSRSGWAGMQRYGGTWSGDVETGWEGLRASLALVLGLGLCGVPYSGPDVGGFGGSPSPELYLRWLQLGSYLPLFRTHSAIWAGRREPWEFGPEVAERAREVLAERERLRPYFLTLAQLARRTGAPYVRPLWWGAPEDRALRDCEDAFLLGDALLVAPVLECGADRRAVRLPRGRWYDTATGTAYEGPGQILLDAPQGRIPVLARAGAVLPVRSAGGGVALEAWAPARGRAGGGVVIRDPGPGFEAGEVERYAVRWVQDAVVVEDEAGEPVEGVEVRGLTPAEFVRARGA, from the coding sequence ATGAACGGTCGCGATCTGGTGCGTGCGGTGATGGAAATCGGTACGGAGCGCGGGCGGCGCGCGTGGCGCTCGGCCTGGCGCCACCGGCGCGCGGACGCGCTGGGGCTCCCGCGCCGGGGCGCGGAGCGGGCCCGCGTGCCGGGTCTGCTGAGCGGTACGGAGCCGCGGCCGGGCGGCGGCGTGCTGAGGTTCGCCCGCTCGGAGCTGCTCGTACGGGTCACGGCCGGCGGCGCGGTGTTCTGGGGCTGGGACGGGGCCGGGCCGACGCCGTCGTACGCACTGGTGGGCAGCGGGCCGGAGCCCGATCCGCGGGCCGTGCTGGAGCCGGACACGGGCGGCGGCTGGCGGGTGGTCTCGGAGCGGGTGACGGTGGCGGTCTCCCGGCACGGGGCGATCGAGGTCCGTACGCCGGGCGGGACGGTGCTGCGCCGGGAGCTGCCGCCGCGCTGGTGGGAGCCGGCCGAGCCGGTGGCCGGGGAGCCCGTCGAGGCGCGGTGGCTCCAGCGGTCCGAGGTGCCGGCGGACGCGCGGTTCTTCGGGCTGGGCGGGCGGGCCGGCGGGCCGCGGCTGCGCGACGGGGTGTACCGGCTGTGGAACACGGATCCCAAGGGCGGGTTCGGGCCGGGCGACGATCCGCTGTACATCACGATGCCGGTGCAGATGGTGGTCGCGGACGCGGGGACGCACCTGGTGTTCCACGACAACTCCTGGGACGGGCGGGTGGCGCTGCGCGAGGGCGAGGAGGGCGCCGGCTCCGGGGCGGACCGGCCGGGGGCGAGCGAGCTGCGCATGGAGGGCGGGCCGCTGCGGTGCTGGGTACTGGTGGGGACGCCGGCCCGGGTGCTGCAGGGCTGGTCGGGGCTGACCGGCGGGGCCGCCGTACCGCCCGAGTGGGCGCTCGGCTACCAGCACGCGAAGTGGGGGTTCGGGAGCGCGCAGGAGGTGCGCAGGGTGGTGGCGGGCTACACGGCGCGCGGGCTGCCGCTGTCGGCCGTGCACCTGGACATCGACCACTACGACGAGCACCGTGTCTTCACGGTGGACGCGGAGCGGTTCCCGGACCTGCCGGGGCTGGCGCGGGAGCTGGCGGATCAGGGCGTACGGCTGGTGTCCATCGTCGACCCGGCGGTGAAGGCGGGCGACGCCGTGCACGCGTCGGGGCTGGCGGTGGGGGCGGGCGGGGCTTTCGTACGGGACGCTCTGGGGCAGGAGGTGCGCGGCGAGGTCTGGCCCGGTGAGTGCGCCTACCCGGACTTCACGGATCCGGCGGTGCGCACCTGGTGGGGCGGCCTGTACGCGGAGCGGCTGGAGCAGGGCTTCGCCGGGGTGTGGCACGACATGAACGAACCGGTGTCCTTCGCTCCGTTCGGGGACATGACCCTGCCGCGCTCGGCGCGGCACGCGATGGACGGGGCGGGCGGGGACCACCGGGCCGCGCACAACGTGTACGCGCTCGGGATGGCGCGGGCGGGGTGGGAGGGGCTGGTGCGGCTGCGGCCGGCCGAGCGGCCGTTCCTGTTCTCCCGGTCGGGATGGGCGGGGATGCAGAGGTACGGGGGCACGTGGTCGGGGGACGTGGAGACGGGCTGGGAGGGGCTGCGGGCCTCGCTGGCGCTGGTGTTGGGGCTCGGTCTGTGCGGGGTGCCGTACTCGGGGCCGGACGTGGGCGGTTTCGGGGGCTCGCCGTCGCCGGAGTTGTATCTGCGGTGGCTGCAACTCGGTTCGTACCTGCCGCTGTTCCGGACGCATTCGGCGATCTGGGCCGGGCGGCGGGAGCCGTGGGAGTTCGGGCCTGAGGTGGCGGAGCGGGCGCGGGAGGTGCTGGCGGAGCGGGAGCGGTTGCGGCCGTACTTCCTGACGCTGGCCCAGCTGGCGCGGCGGACGGGGGCGCCGTACGTGCGGCCGTTGTGGTGGGGCGCGCCGGAGGACCGGGCGCTGCGGGACTGCGAGGACGCGTTCCTGCTCGGCGACGCGCTGCTGGTGGCGCCGGTGCTGGAGTGCGGGGCGGACCGGCGGGCGGTGCGGCTGCCGAGGGGGCGGTGGTACGACACGGCGACGGGGACGGCGTACGAAGGCCCCGGGCAGATCCTGCTGGACGCCCCGCAGGGCCGGATCCCGGTGCTGGCGCGGGCGGGGGCGGTGCTGCCGGTGCGCTCCGCCGGGGGCGGGGTGGCGTTGGAGGCGTGGGCTCCGGCGCGGGGGCGCGCGGGCGGCGGGGTGGTGATCCGGGATCCGGGGCCGGGGTTCGAGGCGGGGGAGGTCGAGCGGTACGCGGTGCGGTGGGTGCAGGACGCGGTGGTGGTGGAGGACGAGGCCGGTGAGCCCGTGGAGGGGGTGGAGGTAAGGGGTCTGACGCCGGCGGAGTTCGTCCGCGCCCGAGGGGCGTGA
- a CDS encoding lipid-transfer protein has product MSADIAVLGAGMHPWGKWGRSFVEYGRAAARTALADAGLEWSDVRSIVGADTVRSGYPGYVAGATFAQALGWQGARVTSVYAACASGAQAIGAARAQILAGLADVVLVVGADAAPKGFFAPAGGDRPDDPDWLRFRVLGATNPAYFGLYARRRMAVYGDTLEDFAQVKVKNAAAGALNPLARYRKPVTAEEVADSAVVADPLRLLDICATSDGGAALVLSSMDFARSRGVADPVRIRAVSTVTPTYPRTVLDLPDIATDSVTAVRPAPGSFRASIARAAYEEAGLGPGDLSLAEVYDLSTALELEWYEDIGLCAEGEGAKLVREGATALGGRVPVNTSGGLASFGEAVPAQAIAQVCELTWQLRGTAGDRQVPGARAGITANQGLFGHGSAVVAVR; this is encoded by the coding sequence GTGAGCGCCGACATCGCCGTCCTCGGGGCGGGCATGCACCCCTGGGGCAAGTGGGGCCGCAGCTTCGTCGAGTACGGACGGGCCGCGGCCCGCACCGCGCTCGCCGACGCCGGGCTGGAGTGGTCCGACGTCCGGTCGATCGTCGGCGCCGACACCGTGCGCTCGGGGTACCCCGGGTACGTGGCCGGGGCGACCTTCGCCCAGGCGCTCGGCTGGCAGGGCGCGCGGGTGACCAGCGTGTACGCGGCCTGCGCCTCCGGAGCGCAGGCCATCGGGGCGGCGCGGGCGCAGATCCTGGCCGGGCTGGCCGACGTCGTCCTGGTGGTCGGCGCGGACGCGGCGCCCAAGGGGTTCTTCGCCCCGGCGGGCGGGGACCGGCCGGACGATCCGGACTGGCTGCGCTTTCGCGTACTGGGCGCCACGAACCCGGCGTACTTCGGCCTCTACGCGCGCCGCCGGATGGCCGTGTACGGGGACACGCTGGAGGACTTCGCACAGGTCAAGGTCAAGAACGCCGCGGCCGGCGCGCTCAATCCGCTCGCCCGCTACCGCAAGCCGGTCACGGCCGAGGAGGTCGCGGACTCGGCGGTCGTCGCCGATCCGCTGCGGCTGCTCGACATCTGCGCCACCTCGGACGGGGGCGCGGCCCTGGTCCTGAGCAGCATGGACTTCGCGCGCTCGCGCGGCGTCGCCGACCCGGTGCGGATCCGGGCGGTGTCGACGGTGACGCCGACGTACCCCCGTACGGTCCTCGACCTGCCGGACATCGCCACGGACTCGGTGACCGCCGTCCGGCCGGCGCCGGGCTCGTTCCGGGCGTCGATCGCGCGGGCGGCGTACGAGGAGGCCGGGCTCGGGCCCGGGGACCTCTCGCTCGCCGAGGTGTACGACCTGTCCACCGCCTTGGAGCTGGAGTGGTACGAGGACATCGGCCTGTGCGCCGAGGGCGAGGGGGCCAAGCTGGTGCGGGAGGGCGCGACGGCGCTCGGCGGCCGGGTGCCGGTGAACACCAGCGGTGGGCTGGCCTCCTTCGGGGAGGCGGTGCCGGCGCAGGCCATCGCCCAGGTGTGCGAGCTGACCTGGCAGCTGCGGGGCACGGCCGGGGACCGGCAGGTGCCGGGGGCGCGGGCGGGGATCACCGCGAACCAGGGGCTGTTCGGGCACGGATCGGCCGTCGTCGCGGTGCGGTGA
- a CDS encoding DUF742 domain-containing protein, with product MSDPGQNDPAENDPGRPYDPAHPHWFDDEAGPVVRPYAMTRGRTSHAGQHRLDLIALVVAEPAADDPVWDLTLSPEHSHILGLCRERPQSVAELAAELDLAVGVVRVLIGDLADEQLVHVNRPVPPAELPDESILREVIDGLRAL from the coding sequence ATGAGCGATCCAGGCCAGAACGATCCGGCCGAGAACGATCCAGGCCGGCCGTACGATCCCGCCCACCCGCACTGGTTCGACGACGAGGCCGGTCCCGTGGTGCGCCCGTACGCCATGACCCGCGGCCGGACCAGCCACGCCGGCCAGCACCGGCTCGACCTGATCGCGCTCGTCGTCGCCGAACCGGCGGCCGACGATCCGGTCTGGGACCTGACCCTGTCCCCGGAGCACTCCCACATCCTCGGACTGTGCCGGGAGCGGCCGCAGTCGGTCGCCGAACTCGCGGCGGAACTCGACCTCGCGGTCGGGGTCGTACGCGTCCTGATCGGCGATCTGGCCGACGAGCAACTGGTCCATGTGAACCGGCCGGTACCCCCGGCCGAACTGCCCGACGAATCCATTCTGCGTGAGGTGATCGATGGCCTTCGGGCGCTCTAG
- a CDS encoding GTP-binding protein: MAFGRSSRTGAMHAVSPVEPLTLKILVAGGFGVGKTTLVSAVSEIRPLRTEELLSEPGIGIDDTGGVEGKSTTTVAMDFGRITLREDLVLYLFGTPGQDRFWFLWDELAQGALGAVVLADTRRLADCFAAVDYFERRGIPFTVAVNCFDGAERHPVVTVREALDLDPEVPVLLCDARDRESVKDVLVGVVEHAMSLARARRRSLTAGG; this comes from the coding sequence ATGGCCTTCGGGCGCTCTAGCCGCACCGGTGCCATGCATGCCGTGTCACCGGTCGAGCCGCTGACCCTGAAGATCCTGGTCGCGGGCGGCTTCGGGGTGGGCAAGACCACCCTGGTCAGTGCGGTCAGCGAGATCAGACCGCTGCGGACCGAAGAACTGCTGTCGGAGCCGGGCATCGGCATCGACGACACGGGGGGAGTGGAGGGCAAGAGCACCACCACCGTGGCGATGGACTTCGGCCGCATCACGCTGCGCGAGGACCTGGTGCTGTACCTCTTCGGCACGCCCGGACAGGACCGCTTCTGGTTCCTGTGGGACGAGCTGGCCCAGGGCGCCCTCGGCGCCGTGGTCCTCGCCGACACCCGCCGCCTCGCCGACTGCTTCGCCGCCGTCGACTACTTCGAGCGGCGGGGGATCCCGTTCACGGTCGCCGTCAACTGCTTCGACGGCGCCGAACGGCACCCGGTGGTGACCGTGCGGGAGGCGCTCGACCTCGATCCCGAGGTGCCGGTGCTGCTGTGCGACGCCCGGGACCGGGAGTCCGTCAAGGACGTCCTGGTGGGGGTCGTGGAACACGCGATGTCGCTGGCGCGGGCCCGGCGCCGGAGCCTGACCGCGGGGGGCTGA
- a CDS encoding DUF962 domain-containing protein, with protein sequence MTFSTYEEFWPYYVAQHSRAATRWIHLCGTLTGLALTAYGLARGRKRFLAALPVIGYGTAWPAHFLIEGNNPATFGHPAWSLRGDAQMIRMMLAGRDAELAETAQKWLAENPCQGRAPVADSEGT encoded by the coding sequence ATGACTTTCTCCACGTACGAGGAGTTCTGGCCCTACTACGTCGCCCAGCACTCCCGCGCCGCCACCCGCTGGATCCACCTCTGCGGCACCCTGACCGGCCTGGCCCTCACCGCGTACGGGCTGGCGCGCGGCCGCAAGCGGTTCCTCGCCGCGCTCCCCGTGATCGGGTACGGCACCGCCTGGCCCGCGCACTTCCTGATCGAGGGGAACAACCCGGCCACCTTCGGCCACCCCGCCTGGTCGCTGCGCGGGGACGCGCAGATGATCCGGATGATGCTGGCCGGGCGGGACGCGGAGCTTGCCGAGACCGCGCAGAAGTGGCTCGCCGAGAACCCGTGCCAGGGCCGCGCGCCCGTGGCAGACTCCGAGGGAACCTGA